CATAACTAAAAGTTCGGTTTTGAGTGGTGTGTGTAGGGTGTGTTGGTGTTGGTGTTTATGTTTGTTTGTGGTTGTGTTGccccttttttcttcttaatataatgatacgcagctttcctgcgtgttcgagaaaaaaagatCAGAATATAAAGAAAAGTTATGTCCAAATATCCTATAGAATGGTTCGGACTTGTCTTGGTAACTATTCCACtttcataaaaatcaaatcagTATATATTTTCTTTGTTTGGTGGAAATTAATGGAACTTGTCATTTGCATAGCACAAGATTTTGTGATATGTAATTTTAGTTCGTAGTAATAAACATAAGTGTTCTTACTAATCTGAATCACTTTTTTATATCTCGATAAACTTTTGGTGTGTTAGTGTTAGGGTCCTAACACTACAAGTTCTTTTGGAGTTGGCTGTAATCTAGCACTACAAAGACAGGGTGTGGGGGCTGTAAAGGACAACAAACACACATGTTTCTATAATTTCAGTTCATGCGTGATAAGAAATTCTTGATCCTGAAACTTTTATTTAGTAGTAGTGTAAGCATAAAGCAGTACAGCTATTTGTGTGGGAGCCCTAAaagacaacacatacccaaattTCTACAATTTCCGCGAATATGCATTGAAAAATCCTTAATCCAAACTCTTATAGATCTAGTTGTTATGGTAGGATAGTATTAATTTCCATCTCATCTCTGGAATTGCTTGAGATCCAAACCACAATGCACACTATATAAATAACCTACAAGGTTCAATACAAATCATCCAATGTTTGGTGCTATGATTGTTTTGCGTTTTTTGGATGGTTACTCTTTCTGAATTGAAAGAGGTATCCAGATTTTTACCAAGTTATTTGAGTAACTTACTTGTATAACCTTCCACCTTAAGTTTGCATTTTACCTACCACAACTTAGTTACCTTTCTATCTGTACCTTTAACTAGGAAGTGGGGATCATGGAAAAACATCTCTACTTATCAATTTAGGTGATAGAATATAAACTGTAGTTCTCAACATATCTCGCAATAGGATTCATTCCTGCTATATTTTTACCAAAAAGCGAAGATAATGAATAAGTTCTTCAAATTGAAGTTCTTCACCCAAATTTCTGTAGTCAATTGATCATAAAGTATCTGAACAAAATCACTAAGTTATTCCTTCAAAAAAGCTATTTGTAGTGTCTAAGAAGAAAATTTATTCGAAGACGCACTACAGTGCATTTTTACAACAGTTTTGGGAAAGTGTTTAGTCTGGCTCAGGATAGCTCAACGACAACCATTCTACGCGTCTAATCCATTTTGGGGAGCACAATCTGGTGTTATAATGCTGTTTCAAAAACTAACCTTCATAGGGCAGCTTCAGGATCTTCATTGAAGCTTTCTGTCAAGTTTTCTATCCTGAAAATATTGCACTCAGTGCCAGTTATTACTTACACAGCTGCTCATTTGTGCCATTTTTGGGTGTGGAATAATTGTATTCTAGTGAGCATAATTACAGTTACCATCAAATGAAGGGTATTTTAGAACGAGAAAGTCTTCAAAAATATATTTTGATCATCGAGTTATCTTGCATTATATTGTCAAGTGCTGGAAAACCAACAATCATAAAATATTTTGAATATATAATTAGTTGACGCAACTTTTGTACACTGAACATGCATATAATTTGACTAATTACTGGCCAACATTTGTAAAGTTTGTCTTTCTCAGAACAAAATAATGCCTACATTGATGAGCAAAAGAAGTACTAGGTTACAAAGTGTTTTGAATGAAAATGAgttgatttaaaaaaaaatcattacTCCATTTAGAGAAATGGTTACAAATTTTGTATTACAGTTTTATATGTCCCgcatatttattttatatatctGGATGGTTGTACTTCCATGTACTAAATACAGTACAATTTGTTTCAGTTTGTAAAACTATTCTTGATGTTATTTTTCTTTTTGCAGGTTTGTTCATCTTTGAAGCTTTGTTGCACTTACTCATGGAAAAAAggaataaaaggaaaagaaaagcaaTATTCTATGCATTATCAAGTCATAGATTTGCCCATTCtaaggaaaaaaaaagatttgTTGACTCTTGTGGTTGGCTGACCATGTAGCTTGCATTTGGTTGTAAAGTTTACTGGGTTTCTAATCATCTATGTAGTAGGTGACATTATATATCCTCTCTTGAGGGATATTTTGCATAGTGCTACACTTCCTTCTATTTTATTTGTGGAAGTGCTAAAAGAGGGTTTGTACTCTTAGGTCACTATAGGAATGGTAGACTCATGTATTTTACTTAGAGAGTTTATTAGTAGATTACCCAAAGTATGTTACACTTCGACATGTGGATAATTGATGTTCAAAACAGTTGTTGTAACTTTGTAGCACAGATGCTAGTAGTGCTTTTTAAATTGTTCTTTACTGTATGTTTTTATTGTCAAGCTACTGTCAGATAAATGGCCTTATGTTTGTTACTGAATTTGCTGTGGATTCGTGAGAATTCACTGTGGCTTTGTGGAGGAAACGTTAGCTATGCTTGTGAGGTAGCTAAAGGGAAGTGTGCAAGTGTGCATTATTTAAAGATGGTAATACCTTGGTCTGATTTAATTGTTGTTTAGTATATGTGCGTTCTCATATGATACATTTGTGTCATATTTCAGTAAAGCCAAAGAAGACAACGTTTGTGTAATGAGCTGATTGAAAGGATACCTGGTGTGCGAAGAGCCTTATGTTTGGGGCACAGACACATAAGGAGTCATCAAATCACAGTTTCAGTTTCAAGTTTGAGTAGAGGAATGTGCTTTTTTTTTAGTACTAGGTTTTGAATCAGTTTTGCTATGTCAAATTGATCCGGTCGTTTGAAACTGTTTTGTAACAATATCCTTTGAGGATGAGGCTGGATGTTTCTATCATCTAAAAAATGGTCCAATGTAGATGTAGTATGGTGCTACATGCAATCCAAGATCAATAGTAAAGCTATTCCACATACATCGGTGATCTTATGAGCTACTACACTAGGTATCAATATAAGACTTGCTAAAATCTTTCAAAATTATTGTCTCTTTGTAAACTTGAGTTTCAGCCTCGACTCACAAAACTTCGAAGTTCTATTACATGTGTTTATCGCCTTCATCCTTTGGCAAACATAGAATTATTTTATTGCTACATTTGTTACAAGTTGTTCCCGTCATGGTGTTTGTCCACTGAACTTCGTCGTTGGTGATTTTTGTTTTTGGATTTTGACTTCAACTTGTAATAGTGAATGGCCGATCAAACACCAAGACGAATATTTTGTTTTATCTGAAAAAGGGGTTTTGTTTCCAGGTTCAGTTTATAACTCGGATTACCAGTTTGATGGGCTAAAGTTGCTATACAACCCAATTGTCCACAAACACCCAAAAAAGGTTAAAAGTCCCAGGTTTACGTTTGAGGCACGGTTCATGTGCTCAGCCACAAAATCTGGTTAAAAATCATGGATTTCCATTAGCTCAAACAAGATTCAGATTCTTTTAACTATCCAGGTCGAGTAGAAGAAAGTTTTGGAGGGCAAAATTTTAACTATCCTGGTTGCAGCTGCAATCTagcagaccccccccccccccccccccccccccccccccctctctcacacacacacagagagaggcAAAAACACATATGCAATCCAACGTGAACAGTACAACTCTTCCACGGGTACTGCCATCGTGGTGACCTCATGAGCTACACTGTACCAGGCTACCAGCATAAATAAGATTTGCTCAAATCAACTTTCAATTTGCAAACATATTGCAACTTGGCGAGGCACTGCAAATCCACAAAAGTATTGGCCAGGAGCACAATTTAAGGAACGGCGGCAATTAACAAGTAGCATTTAAGTTTCAGCTCCAGGAGCACATTCAAGGCACTGTACTTACCCGAGATTATTGCCCTTTCGGTGCAAAATAGCAACAAACAAGTAAGTTAAAGGATGTCTTAACATACAGTTGTAATCATTTTTCAAACAAAAAACATGCAGTTGGCATAGACTTTAGCATAAACCAAAACTCTGATAGCAGATAAAGCATATCGAACATAAAAGAATCCTGAAGGTGTTGGTGGTGGTTTTCCTCCTGCTCCCTGCAAGTCATGGCTTGTCCTGGCCGCACAAGATGGAAAGCACAGCAGAGTATGGAACGGAAGCAGTATCAAGCTCATAGAAGCCACGGAGCTCATCACCGCCTTCTTCTCCGGTGAGACGGAAACATGGTATGCAGTGCGAGAACGACCTTGATGTCTCCTCAGCAGGGATCTCCAGGACCCCATTTCCCCCGTCAGGCTTGAATACAGCAACGTAGCCATCTACTTTGGGTAGGACAGAGAGTCTCGTGCCAGCTTCCGTGCGCCCGATGACCTCGACAAGAGCAAATTCACTAGCATAGACGATGCTAGAAGCAGGAATCCACCTGGTATAGACGGCCCAGACCTAGCCTACCCGTGGAAGAATCTCTAGCTGGCGCGGTACGCCGGTTTCTCTGGCGTCCACAAGGTGGGAGAAGACGTCAGTGGTGTCGAACTTGGCTCCCTCGTTTAGAACTCTGAATGTGCCACAGCTGATGGGTATGTCCTGATGCTCCGGCCAACATTTCTCCTGAAACTGCCTAGGGTAGGCCTCGAGCCACAGCAGATGCACCATGAAAGGCTCTGGCTCAACTTTGTTTATCCAGCCGTATTGCCTCGGGAAAGCATCAAAACTGCCACCATACATAGCCCAGACCTGCCCAGGTTTGAACTTCTCTCGCGATCGGTCCTCTTCGAAACTTTGGAATTCTGGGGCAGGGTATTCGTAGATAGTGGGGGAGAGGTGGCCGTCGTCGCTGAATCCATCGGTGTTGTCGTGCTCCTGCAAGGTTGTGTCCTGATGTTCAGGAAAAGCATCTCTGTTCTCATTACCTGTACCTATGGTTTTCTTCCCATTCTCCTCCTCTTTGATGCTTGTTTCAATGGGAGCAAGAGTTGGAGGAGCATTATCATCTGATATTTCCTTATGGCTAGTGTCAACATGAGCTGATGGAGAATCATTCCTCATTTTTCCTCCTGTTGTAGTTCATCTGCAGATTGTTCTTGGGGAAGTTGTCGGTCGATGAGACCTGTTAAAATGAATATGATTAAGCTTGCTTTAGTGAGCCAATCTGAAGAAGCAAATAAAGAAATGCATAGATATGACTTAAGGTAATCGGAAAAAAAACCTTTGCTTCTTTTGTAAGTGCATATGTGTTAAACACAAGATAAAGAAGTGTATGGGCCACAATAGACATAAAGGGACCAACCATGATACCTATATTATAACTTGTAAGACCGTCTCCAACGAGTGACCCATATGGGCACCAAAACTCAAAATGGGTAGTAATATGCCTAAAATTAGCCTTCAGCAGAGTACCTATATGTGAGActtattttgggttgcctgagaggtacaacccaaatatgagcatCCTCTCTCCTGTAAACCCATTCAATTTTCTTTTGGGTCCTGTTGTTGAAGAAGATGCCCaataggtattgaaccctttACCTGTAGCGCTATCCAAAGGATGAATGAGTCTTATATTTTGGGTGTTATTGTTGGAGATAACCTAACACTATGAGAAGAAGAGAGTAGTTTTcggggattttttttttgttgggtAAAACTCGAGAGCTTTATTAAATCAAACCAGGATTACAATCTCTGTTTGTCAACTCCTAAGCCACTCTGGAGCTTGGTCAAACCAGGAATGAAAAGGTTCAGAAATGGATGCCATCCTTTCAAAACAGTGTGCTACAGTATTGGCCTCCCGACACACACAAGCAAAATTCAGTGTAAGAAAAGTTCTACCTAGCTCTCAAAGTTTTCGGGGAAAAATTAAGTAGAGTAGTTATGTGCTTATTTACACATAAATGATGCTTGTGATTCTGCCCAAACAAACCTTGCCCAAATTTGCCCAGCCTCAAGAACTCGGCTCCCAAGTCAAGCTTGCTATTACTAATTGCAGGCATTCTCTGACAAGATGCGCTAGGAAAAAAACTACCACCACCATTATGCAAAATAACCTAGAGTAATCGCCTAATGTTCATCACATATCCCATtgtgaaaaaataatataaagtaacTTATATAATACTTCTAAATTACTCACTTCTATCATCATTAATATAGAAAAATTTGAGACCataaatgatttctaatgaaatagttgtcaactacaaagttgtatatctcatcgagactttggttttggtcatttttccATCTAAGGTAGTTTGTACAATtcgaaaaatttgaatttcaaagttTGAGTGCTTCAAACAAAATTCTAGGaccataaatggtttcaaatgaaaaagtcatcaactacaaagttgtcgaTCTCATCGaggtcaacaacttttatataaagtttgtttccatctgactttatttgaaaaagttatgaatttatttATACTGCAGCATGGTTATCACCGTCGTATCATACAGCAAGCTGACGGTGAAAATGTCTTCACCGCTGGTTCATATGGCGAGGCGGTAGTGATGAGGAGCACAATATCACCGCCGGTTGGTGGTGCAAAGCAGTTGTGATGATGGACTATCACCGCTGGTTGGTAAGACGAAGCAGCGGTGATAGTTATCAACCCGCACGTTCTTACGAACCGGCGGTGATACTCTCATCACCAACAGTTCGTATTACGAACCGTTGGTGACAGTTTTAATGATACCGACGGTGATAAAGGTATTGGTGATaggtcaatctgtagtagtgaaggCTGGCTTGTCGCCCAGTTCTTTAGGTCACCCTTCCGCTTCCCGCTTTCAAGAAGTCTAAAAGATT
This DNA window, taken from Miscanthus floridulus cultivar M001 chromosome 13, ASM1932011v1, whole genome shotgun sequence, encodes the following:
- the LOC136499569 gene encoding uncharacterized protein — encoded protein: MRNDSPSAHVDTSHKEISDDNAPPTLAPIETSIKEEENGKKTIGTGNENRDAFPEHQDTTLQEHDNTDGFSDDGHLSPTIYEYPAPEFQSFEEDRSREKFKPGQVWAMYGGSFDAFPRQYGWINKVEPEPFMVHLLWLEAYPRQFQEKCWPEHQDIPISCGTFRVLNEGAKWIPASSIVYASEFALVEVIGRTEAGTRLSVLPKVDGYVAVFKPDGGNGVLEIPAEETSRSFSHCIPCFRLTGEEGGDELRGFYELDTASVPYSAVLSILCGQDKP